The following are from one region of the Salicibibacter kimchii genome:
- the ytvI gene encoding sporulation integral membrane protein YtvI has protein sequence MIHKPLMKRIVIIFALILVGLFVYFNLSSLMPVLLALLTAMIFEPLVQFLMKKVNIHKRLLSVSIVFTAFLIVSTFLIYIMLTYLIESLIDWSRQIPAYINEIELFIDERIQAFDQFIAEYPQGPQIVRAVDELANNAINTVLNWSTNFVAYLYEFIMSVPNMLIVGLVYLITLFLFSLDLPRLKDNFYNMFKSETSDKLRYVFKRMGKVFLGWWKAQFIMSLGIFILTYLSLLYIAPGPALIISFLVWIVDIIPLYVGPALILVPWGIVAMIIGDVTMGIQLTVLAIILLVIRRIVEPKVLGDSIGLHALPTILSMYFGFVFFGVMGLILGPFVYMAFKSAKESGLFDLKLADEEKKRDHPD, from the coding sequence TTGATACATAAACCACTCATGAAACGGATAGTAATCATCTTTGCACTCATCCTCGTTGGGCTGTTCGTCTATTTTAACCTGTCTTCCTTGATGCCGGTGTTGCTCGCGTTACTAACCGCGATGATTTTTGAACCATTGGTTCAATTTTTAATGAAAAAGGTAAACATTCACAAACGGCTTCTCTCCGTTTCCATTGTTTTTACCGCATTTCTGATCGTGAGCACATTTTTGATCTACATCATGTTAACCTACTTAATTGAAAGCTTGATTGATTGGTCCAGACAAATTCCGGCATACATAAATGAAATCGAGCTGTTTATAGATGAACGCATTCAAGCATTTGATCAATTCATTGCTGAATATCCCCAAGGACCACAAATTGTTCGTGCGGTGGATGAACTGGCCAACAATGCGATTAACACGGTCCTTAACTGGTCGACCAATTTTGTTGCCTATTTATACGAATTCATCATGTCCGTCCCGAACATGCTCATTGTCGGACTCGTCTATTTAATTACCTTGTTTTTATTCAGCCTTGATTTGCCGAGGCTTAAAGACAATTTCTACAATATGTTCAAAAGCGAAACCTCGGATAAACTACGTTATGTGTTTAAACGAATGGGAAAGGTTTTTCTCGGATGGTGGAAGGCTCAATTTATTATGAGCCTGGGGATTTTCATTCTTACGTATCTGAGTTTGCTCTACATCGCACCCGGACCTGCATTAATCATTTCCTTTCTCGTTTGGATCGTTGATATTATTCCCCTTTATGTGGGCCCTGCCTTGATATTGGTGCCATGGGGAATCGTTGCGATGATCATCGGGGACGTGACGATGGGGATCCAGTTAACGGTTTTGGCCATTATTTTGCTTGTCATTCGCCGGATTGTAGAGCCGAAGGTACTTGGCGATTCCATTGGTCTTCACGCGTTGCCAACCATTCTTTCCATGTATTTCGGATTTGTGTTTTTCGGAGTGATGGGTTTGATTCTTGGCCCATTCGTATATATGGCATTTAAATCAGCAAAAGAATCCGGACTGTTTGATTTAAAATTGGCAGATGAAGAAAAAAAGCGAGACCATCCGGATTAA
- a CDS encoding lipoate--protein ligase family protein, giving the protein MEKETWGFIDFGACSPSYNMALDEMLLHWHSKGLIPPIIRFYEWNPATLSIGYFQKIHKEIDLEAVERHELGLVRRPTGGRGVLHDKELTYSVIVSEDHPNMPATVTEAYRVISTGLLEGFKALGLDAYFSVPSSENEREELKQPRSAVCFDAPSWYEMVVEGRKISGSAQTRQKGVIMQHGVLLIDLDAEQLFDVFLYPSERVRRRMQKAFADKAVPINDLTNEKLDVNDIRTAFTEGFERGLNINLSRYTLTPAQEKEVQELAKSRYENEEWTYRR; this is encoded by the coding sequence ATGGAAAAAGAAACATGGGGCTTTATCGATTTCGGGGCTTGTTCACCTTCCTATAATATGGCTTTGGATGAAATGCTTTTACATTGGCATAGCAAGGGACTTATCCCGCCGATCATTCGTTTTTATGAATGGAACCCGGCAACGCTTTCCATCGGCTATTTTCAAAAAATACATAAAGAAATCGACTTGGAAGCGGTAGAACGGCATGAATTGGGATTGGTAAGGCGTCCGACAGGCGGGCGAGGCGTTTTGCACGATAAGGAATTGACGTATAGCGTGATTGTTTCCGAAGATCATCCCAACATGCCTGCGACGGTGACCGAAGCCTATCGTGTGATCTCGACGGGACTTTTGGAAGGGTTTAAAGCTTTGGGTTTGGACGCTTATTTTTCAGTTCCCTCTTCTGAAAACGAACGGGAGGAACTTAAACAACCGCGGTCCGCCGTATGTTTTGATGCGCCTTCCTGGTATGAGATGGTCGTCGAAGGGCGGAAAATTTCCGGAAGTGCCCAAACGCGCCAGAAAGGCGTGATTATGCAACATGGCGTCTTATTAATCGACTTGGATGCGGAACAGCTTTTTGATGTCTTTTTGTATCCAAGTGAACGCGTGCGCAGACGCATGCAAAAAGCGTTTGCGGACAAAGCCGTCCCTATCAATGACTTAACAAATGAAAAATTGGATGTTAACGACATACGGACGGCATTTACGGAAGGCTTTGAACGAGGGTTGAACATTAACTTGTCCCGTTACACATTAACCCCTGCCCAAGAAAAAGAGGTGCAGGAGCTGGCAAAATCACGCTATGAAAATGAGGAGTGGACGTATCGTCGATAG
- a CDS encoding S8 family peptidase yields the protein MRKARLIPFKREEVVMTCSEVPRGIDMVQAPALWEAAEKGARQVIAVIDTGCQPDHPDLQDRIIDGRNFTTDYDGDETNFADNNGHGTHVAGTIAASETGTGVVGAAPQADILAVKALSGGGSGEMDWIIEAIRYAVDWRGPNDECVRVITMSLGGPQDIEALHQVVQYATEQEVSVVCAAGNQGDGEEHTDEFAYPAAYNEVIAVGAVNVDKEITEFTNTNDEIDLVAPGVNVLSTYIDGAYAKLTGTSMAAPHVSGGLALLVNITENAFGRDKSEAEMYAQLIRRTVPIGYSTRAEGNGLLALNLVDRIAEFYEDAEIDRQEKDKNIM from the coding sequence ATGAGAAAGGCTCGCTTGATCCCTTTTAAAAGGGAAGAGGTCGTCATGACGTGTTCTGAGGTGCCGAGAGGAATTGATATGGTACAAGCTCCGGCCCTTTGGGAAGCAGCAGAGAAAGGAGCGAGACAGGTGATAGCGGTGATTGATACCGGTTGTCAACCGGATCATCCGGATTTGCAAGATCGAATCATCGACGGCAGAAATTTTACGACGGATTACGATGGGGATGAAACCAATTTTGCAGACAACAATGGTCATGGGACACATGTGGCAGGTACCATAGCTGCTTCAGAAACAGGAACGGGGGTGGTAGGAGCTGCTCCGCAAGCAGATATCCTAGCTGTGAAGGCATTGAGCGGGGGTGGAAGCGGCGAAATGGACTGGATTATTGAAGCGATTCGTTATGCGGTCGATTGGCGAGGGCCAAATGACGAATGCGTTCGTGTTATTACCATGTCTCTCGGAGGCCCTCAAGATATTGAAGCCCTTCATCAGGTGGTCCAATATGCGACAGAACAGGAAGTTTCCGTTGTATGCGCGGCCGGTAACCAAGGTGATGGGGAGGAGCATACTGATGAATTCGCGTATCCCGCAGCCTATAACGAAGTGATAGCGGTAGGCGCGGTGAATGTCGACAAGGAAATCACCGAATTTACGAATACAAACGATGAAATCGATCTTGTCGCTCCCGGTGTCAATGTGTTATCGACGTATATTGATGGTGCGTACGCAAAGTTAACAGGAACTTCAATGGCGGCCCCACACGTTTCAGGAGGTCTCGCCTTACTGGTCAATATAACGGAAAATGCATTTGGGCGAGATAAGTCAGAAGCGGAAATGTATGCACAATTAATTCGACGGACGGTTCCGATCGGCTATTCTACACGAGCAGAAGGCAACGGCCTATTAGCACTTAACCTCGTGGACCGGATCGCGGAATTCTACGAGGACGCAGAAATCGATCGACAAGAAAAAGATAAAAATATTATGTAA
- the dat gene encoding D-amino-acid transaminase, producing MEKVLFNGKMMDREKASFSFDDRSMYFGDGVYEVIRVYSGHPYQLEMHLQRLQRSADELDIPYSIKEQQSLKERVIELIDTNGLTHDGYVYVQLSRGAAARDHLYERHIEPFIFAFTKEMEIPLDQQEQGIAVYLTEDIRWLRCDIKTVNLLGNVLAKRQAADHDCSEAIQHRGDTVTEGSSSNLFIVKDGQLMTPPADNLILNGITRQVVLDLAERQGLPVSITPFTTAELLEADEAFITSTINEITPIKEWRGTKHGRIKIGSVTKQLQTKLRADIERTRTGE from the coding sequence ATGGAGAAAGTCCTTTTTAATGGCAAAATGATGGACCGCGAGAAAGCGTCCTTTTCATTCGACGACCGTAGCATGTATTTTGGCGATGGGGTCTATGAAGTGATTCGTGTCTACAGTGGACACCCTTATCAATTGGAGATGCATTTGCAGCGACTGCAAAGAAGTGCTGATGAATTAGACATCCCTTACTCCATCAAAGAGCAGCAATCGTTAAAAGAAAGAGTAATTGAATTAATAGACACAAACGGACTTACCCATGACGGCTATGTCTATGTTCAATTGTCCCGTGGAGCCGCGGCTCGTGATCACCTTTATGAACGGCATATTGAACCGTTTATCTTTGCTTTCACAAAAGAGATGGAGATACCGTTAGACCAACAAGAACAAGGGATAGCGGTTTATCTGACCGAGGACATTCGCTGGTTGCGTTGTGATATCAAAACCGTAAACCTTCTCGGAAATGTGTTGGCCAAACGGCAAGCAGCTGACCATGACTGTTCGGAAGCGATTCAACACCGGGGCGACACGGTCACGGAAGGCTCTTCTTCCAACTTGTTCATCGTTAAAGACGGGCAGTTAATGACACCTCCTGCCGACAACTTGATCCTCAATGGCATTACTCGCCAAGTGGTCCTTGATTTGGCGGAGAGACAAGGGCTCCCTGTTTCGATTACCCCGTTTACTACCGCGGAATTGCTTGAAGCAGACGAAGCCTTCATTACGAGCACCATCAATGAAATTACGCCTATAAAGGAATGGCGGGGGACGAAGCACGGAAGGATAAAAATCGGTTCCGTCACCAAACAACTGCAAACCAAATTACGAGCAGACATTGAACGCACACGAACCGGCGAATGA
- the mntR gene encoding transcriptional regulator MntR, with protein sequence MATASMEDYLERIYQLIEEKGYARVSDIADTLEVHPSSVTKMVQKLDKSGYLVYEKYRGLVLTAKGNKIGKRLVYRHELLEDFLHIIGVDENYIYRDVEGIEHHLSWDAIDRIGDLVQYFHEDERRLKALQEHHKTPE encoded by the coding sequence ATGGCGACGGCCAGTATGGAAGATTATCTGGAGCGTATTTATCAACTAATCGAGGAAAAGGGATATGCTCGTGTTTCAGATATCGCGGACACGCTTGAGGTTCATCCATCTTCAGTTACGAAAATGGTTCAAAAACTGGATAAAAGCGGCTATCTCGTTTATGAAAAATATCGAGGATTGGTACTCACCGCAAAAGGAAATAAAATCGGTAAACGGTTGGTTTATCGGCATGAATTGCTCGAAGATTTTTTACATATAATCGGCGTTGACGAAAATTATATTTACCGTGATGTTGAAGGCATCGAACATCATCTCAGCTGGGACGCGATTGATCGGATCGGGGACCTCGTTCAATATTTTCATGAGGATGAACGTCGATTGAAAGCATTGCAGGAACATCATAAAACCCCGGAATGA
- a CDS encoding rhodanese-like domain-containing protein → MDFYDVLTIILWGGLIAFAVTMLIRRLRTPSYLTPLTQDEFIKGYRKAQLIDVREQKDYDGGHIWGARNVPLSQLKQRLSEVRKDQQVYLYDNSGARSRQAARVIKKKTGNDNLHYLKSGFKKWTGKIKKRKK, encoded by the coding sequence ATGGATTTTTATGATGTCTTAACAATCATTCTTTGGGGCGGACTAATTGCTTTCGCCGTTACGATGCTTATACGCCGCTTACGAACGCCTTCCTATCTCACGCCGCTGACCCAAGATGAATTTATCAAAGGGTACAGAAAAGCGCAATTGATCGATGTGCGTGAGCAGAAGGACTATGATGGCGGACACATATGGGGAGCACGGAACGTTCCCCTGTCACAACTTAAGCAACGATTGTCGGAAGTGCGTAAAGACCAACAAGTCTATCTTTATGACAATTCAGGCGCGAGAAGCCGCCAGGCCGCGCGCGTGATTAAGAAAAAAACCGGCAATGACAACCTTCATTATTTAAAAAGTGGATTTAAGAAATGGACAGGCAAAATAAAAAAAAGGAAAAAGTAG